TCAGCAGCGATAACAACTCGGTGCAGGCGGTGCAGTTGATCTTCAGTGGCCTGGTGAAGCTGAATGCGCAGTTGCAGATTGTGCCAGCCGCCGCGTATTCCTGGCAGGTGTCTCCAGATGGCAAGACATATACCTTCTACTTGCCTGCTCAGCTGCAATTTGCCGATGGCACGCCGGTTACAAGCCAGGATGTGATGTATTCATTAGACCGCTCTTTACAGATGACCGCAAAAGCGGCTCAAGAAGGCGGAGATGGCGGTCTCTTCTATCTGAGGCATATTCCAGGAGCGGCTGACGTGGCTGCTGGGCGGACAAGCGCGGCGCGTGGCCTCAAGGCCATTGATGCGCACACGCTGCAAATCCAGTTGGATGCTCCTATCGCTTATTTTTTGGCCGATCTGGCCGCGCCGCAAGCGTCTATCGTGCCGCAAAAGCTTATTCAGAAGTATGGTGAGCAGAAGTGGGTGGATCACGCGCTCGGTACCGGGCCTTTTCTCCTGGGGCGCTGGACGCATGGCGTTCGCATGACCTTCTTGCCCAATACGTTCTATTACGGGGATAAGCCTGTTCTGGACGAAATAGATATGCCCTTTATTCAGGACGCGCATGCGGCGCTGCTGTCTTATCGCGCTGGGCAGTACGATCTCACCTGGGGCATCGAGGGGCCAGACTATCCGCAAGCGCGCACGGAAAAGAACTTTCACGAGATGCCCCTGCTGGGGACAGATGCGCTGGTACCAAATACGACGATGGAGCCTTTTAATCACCTGGAGGTGCGTCAGGCATTTGCAGAGGCGGTTGATCCGAAGGTACTGGCCCATCAAGTCATGGGCGATAGTGTGGCGGCTTCTACTACCATTGTGCCGCCGGGTATGCCTGGCTATGCCGCTTCGCCCGCACACGGGCTGGCGGTTAATGCTCAAGAAGCCAGGAAGCTCCTGGGATCGGTCTACCCGGATGCCAGTATCATGCCTGCTGTGACACTGACTTATCCAACCAATGGGCTGCCCCAGGCAGAGGCCCAGGCTATGCAGGCGATGTGGCAGCAGGTATTGGGGGTGCATGTTGGGCTGGCGCCCGTAGAACCCTCTACGTATCAGCGCGAATTCGCGGCGGGCCATCTGCAACTTGGGGTGGTGAACTGGACGCCTGAACTGGCCGATCCCTGGGACTTATTGACCATGCGTTTGCACAGCGGAGCGCCTGAGAATGTAGGTGGTTGGCAAAGCTCGCAGTTCGATCAATGGGTCGATCAGGCCGACTTGCTTTTCAATGATCCGGCGCAGCGGGCCATGCTCTATCAGCAGGCGGAACAACTGGCGCTGAGCGATGCCGCCTGGATTCCACTCGATCACCCCAAATACACGGCGTTTATTGCGCCCTATGTGCATGGGCTGGTGGTCACGCCAGTGGGGTTGATGCCGTCTGATTGGGCGCAGGTGACGGTGGGCAAACATTAGCTGGTCGCGGGCGAGCGATAATCTCCAAATGGAAGCACCGC
This genomic window from Ktedonobacterales bacterium contains:
- a CDS encoding peptide ABC transporter substrate-binding protein, which produces MHYCAVSYPPASIQTQVSYPGACASSNWGKMGFLLLLLLAVLLVVSGCDQNEPPQRQKHVLVWPNVGVTDLPQLDPALSSDNNSVQAVQLIFSGLVKLNAQLQIVPAAAYSWQVSPDGKTYTFYLPAQLQFADGTPVTSQDVMYSLDRSLQMTAKAAQEGGDGGLFYLRHIPGAADVAAGRTSAARGLKAIDAHTLQIQLDAPIAYFLADLAAPQASIVPQKLIQKYGEQKWVDHALGTGPFLLGRWTHGVRMTFLPNTFYYGDKPVLDEIDMPFIQDAHAALLSYRAGQYDLTWGIEGPDYPQARTEKNFHEMPLLGTDALVPNTTMEPFNHLEVRQAFAEAVDPKVLAHQVMGDSVAASTTIVPPGMPGYAASPAHGLAVNAQEARKLLGSVYPDASIMPAVTLTYPTNGLPQAEAQAMQAMWQQVLGVHVGLAPVEPSTYQREFAAGHLQLGVVNWTPELADPWDLLTMRLHSGAPENVGGWQSSQFDQWVDQADLLFNDPAQRAMLYQQAEQLALSDAAWIPLDHPKYTAFIAPYVHGLVVTPVGLMPSDWAQVTVGKH